Proteins encoded by one window of bacterium:
- a CDS encoding sigma-70 family RNA polymerase sigma factor: MDLSGKEVTQLLNLWSTGDAQALEKLIPLVYSELRRIAGRHLRSERQNHTLQITALVHEAYLRLAQQDVQWQSRGHFYAIAAQAMRRILIDYARNQHAQKRGGVQERVLFDDTMTFSEQDRILLLALDEAVAKLSRMDPRQGRIVEMRFFGEFTIDEIAELMDISKATVKREWTVAKAWLHREMTR; the protein is encoded by the coding sequence ATGGATCTTTCAGGGAAAGAGGTTACGCAGCTTCTCAACCTCTGGAGCACGGGAGATGCTCAAGCGCTCGAAAAGCTGATCCCGCTCGTTTACAGCGAGCTTCGGCGAATTGCCGGACGGCATTTGCGCAGTGAACGGCAGAATCACACGCTGCAGATCACTGCGCTTGTGCATGAAGCTTACCTTCGTCTTGCACAGCAGGATGTTCAGTGGCAGAGTCGCGGTCATTTCTATGCAATTGCCGCGCAGGCGATGAGACGGATCCTGATTGACTATGCCCGGAACCAGCACGCGCAGAAAAGAGGCGGTGTGCAAGAACGAGTTTTGTTTGATGACACAATGACTTTCAGCGAACAGGACCGGATTTTGCTGCTGGCTTTGGATGAAGCGGTGGCAAAACTTTCAAGAATGGATCCGCGGCAGGGAAGGATTGTTGAGATGCGCTTTTTTGGGGAGTTCACGATCGATGAAATCGCCGAGTTGATGGACATCTCCAAAGCCACCGTAAAACGAGAATGGACCGTAGCCAAAGCGTGGTTGCATCGTGAGATGACTCGATGA